The following nucleotide sequence is from Achromobacter spanius.
CCGGTAGGGCGTGAAATGGTCGGGCGACAGCAGGTACGTGTTGGTCATGTCGCCCACGTCCACATGCAGATACCAGACGGTCAGGTCGCCGACGTCAAGCGCCGGGTCTGTCTCGGGGTAGAGGCCGCCTTGGCCGGCCGGAATGCCGCTTTCCAAGACGCCCAGGAACACGCGGCGCGGTCCGGTTTGGGAAATGTACGACCCGTCCTTGGCGCGCCGCGCAAAGCTCTGGCGGATGAAGCCGGCGGCTCGGGAGCCGGGCACGACCGTGCGCGCGAACATCTCGTCCAATTGGGCGTCGCTAAGCGGGCGCCGCGTGGCGGACAGCCGGTCGAGATCTTGTGTGAAGTCTTTCAGCCACGCGCGGTAGCGGGCGAGTTCGGCGGCGCGGTTGAAGTCCTGCGTGGCGGCGGTGGCGGTCGGCAGGTAGCCCAGATAAGTTAGGCAGGCCAAGCAAAGCCAGGCGGCCAGCCAGCGCCACGACGAGAGCCGTCCAAGCGTTCCCGTGCGCGCCGTCAATGCGAGACCGATTTCGAAAACACGTTCATCACCACCACGCCCGCGATGATGAGGCCGATGCCGATCAGCGCGGGCGTGTCCAGATGCTGCTTGAACAGCACGGCGCCCACGATGGAGATCAGCACGATGCCCACACCAGACCAGATGGCGTAGGCGATGCCGACCGGAATTTCACGAAGCGTCAGCGACAGGAAGTAGAACGAGATCAGATAGCCGAACACGGTGATGAGGGACGGCATCAGGCGGGTGAAGCCTTCGGAGCCCTTCAACGCGCTGGTGGCGAAGATCTCGGCGATGATCGCCACGCCCAGGTATAGCCATTTCATTTGCGCTGTCCTTCGGATTGCCGCAGCAGCACCAGCAGCGCGCCCGCGCCGCCTTCGCGTTCGGGCGCTTCGGAAAACGCCAGTACCTCGTTCTTCTGCACCAGCCAGGTGCGCGCCTTGTCTTTCAACACCGGTTCCAGGCCTTCAGAGCCATAGCCCTTGCCGTGCACGATACGCACGCAGCGGATGCCGTGATCCTGGCATTCATCCAGGAACGACAGCAGCGCGTGGCGCGCCTGTTCCACGCGCAAGCCGTGCAGGTCCAGTTCGGCGCCCGCGCGCCATTGGCCGCGCCGCAGATTGCGCGCGGTATCCGGCGCCGCGTCGCTGCGCACGAAAGCGGTGCCGCCTTCGGAAAGCAGATGCGTGATTTCGCCGCCATCTGACACGCCGATATCGGCGCGTGACGGCGTTTCGCCCAGCGCGTTGGCCCGGCGCAGCGCGGGCGCGGGCTCCGCCGCGGGCTTGTGTTCCACCCGGGCGGCCTGCTTGATCGGCGTGACCGACTTCATGGTGCGCTGAAACGCCGCCATGTCGTCCATGGGGGCGGTTTCAGGCTTCTTCAGCACGGCCACCCGCTTGGCGAGCGCTTCGCGTTCGCGCTCGGCTTGCAGGTCTTTCTTCAGGCGTTTCAGGTCGGCCAGGCCGACCTTACTGCCCCGCATTCTCCAACCACCGTTGCGCGTCCAGGGCGGCCATGCAGCCCGTGCCGGCGCTGGTGATGGCTTGGCGGTAGACGTGGTCCTGCACGTCGCCAGCGGCGAACACGCCCGGAACGGACGTCATCGTGGCCATGCCGGACAAGCCGCTCTTGGTGACGATGTAGCCGTCTTTCATTTCCAGTTGGCCCTGGAAGATTTCGGTGTTGGGCTGATGGCCGATGGCGATGAAGGCGCCCGTGACGGGCATGTCTTCGGTGGCGCCAGTGTCCACGTGGCGTACGCGCACGCCAGTTACACCGCTGTCGTCACCCAGCACTTCTTCCAGGGTGTGGAACAGCTTCAGTTCCATGTTGCCGTTCTCGACCTTGGACATCAGCTTGTCGACCAGGATGGGTTCGGCGCGGAACTTGTCGCGGCGATGGATCAGAGTGACCTTGCGGCAGATGTTGGACAGGTACAGGGCTTCTTCGACGGCGGTGTTGCCGCCGCCCACCACGACCACGTCCTGGTTGCGGTAGAAAAAGCCGTCGCAGGTGGCGCAGCCGGACACGCCGCGGCCCATGAAGGCCTCTTCAGAGGGCAGGCCCAGGTATTTGGCCGATGCACCGGTGGCGATGATGAGGGCGTCGCAGGTGTAGATCTTGCCCGTGTCGCCCGTCAGCGTGAAGGGACGCTTGGACAGATCCACCTTGGCGATGTGGTCGAACAGCATTTCGGTGTTGAAGCGTTCGGCGTGCTTCTGGAAACGCTGCATCAGGTCGGGGCCCTGGACGCCATCCGCGTCGGCCGGCCAGTTATCGACGTCCGTGGTGGTCATCAACTGGCCGCCTTGGGCCAGGCCGGTCACCAGGACGGGGCTCAGGTTGGCGCGTGCCGCATAGACGGCCGCCGTGTAACCGGCGGGGCCGGAACCGAGTATCAAAACTTTAGCGTGCGTGGGCGTGGACATGGGCGGGTATCTTTAGGTTAACGCCCAATTATAATGAGCCGCATGCCGCGTATCTCGACTGCTTCCCCGCGCGCCTCGCGCAACACCCGCAACGGTCCTTCGCCGCTACAAACGCGTATCTCCGCGTTGCTGCGCGAAGCCCGCTGGATCCTATTTGCCGCCCTGGCGGCCTGGCTCACCCTGGTGCTGGCCACCTGGAGCGCGTCCGACCCAGGCTGGTCGCATTCGGTGCCCGGCGACGTCGTGCGCAACCATGGCGGCCGGTTGGGCGCCTATTTGGCGGACATCCTGCTTTATCTGTTTGGTTTTTCCGCCTGGTGGTGGGTCATCCTGCTGCTGCACCGGGTTCGGGCGGGCTATCGTCGCCTGGCCAGCCAGCTTAAGGTAACTAATAGTAAGCAGCCGGAAGTGCTGCCGCGTGTCCATTGGGAAGAGGGCATCGGCTTTTTCCTGCTGCTGATAGGGTCGTTGGGCATGGAAGCCCTGCGCCTGGCCAGCCACGGCACGCATCTGCCCGGCGCGTCTGAAAGCGCTAGCGGCGCGGGCGGCGTCATCGGCCACATGCTGGCCGATCTGATCAGCCGCAGCATCGGCTTCACCGGCAGCACGCTGGCCTTCCTGGTCATGCTGGCCATCGGCCTTAGCCTGTTCTTTTCGTTCTCGTGGTTGGCCGTGGCCGAGCGCGTGGGCGCGTGGCTGGAAGGCCTGGTGCGCCGCGTTCGCGATTCCTACGCCGCGCGCGAAGACCGCAAGGTGGGTCAGGTGGCCAAGGCCGTGCGTACGGAACAGGTCGTGGCCAAGCAGGAAAAGCTGGTGCACGAGCAGCCGGTGCGGATCGAACCCGCCATTACCGTCGTGCCCAAGTCCGAACGCGTGGAAAAGGAAAAGCAGCAGTCGCTGTTCTTTGCGCCTTCCGGTGGGGCCGAGGGCGATCTTCCCGCCATCAGCCTGCTGGACCCGCCGCTGACCAACCAGGAAACCGTCTCTGCCGAGACCATCGAATTCACGTCGCGCCTGATTGAAAAGAAGCTGGCCGACTTCGGCGTGTCCGTCACCGTGGTGGCGGCCCAGGCCGGCCCGGTCATCACGCGCTATGAAATCGAACCGGCCACCGGGGTCAAGGGTAGCCAGATCGTGAACCTGGCCAAGGACCTGGCGCGCGCGCTAAGCCTGGTCAGCATCCGGGTGGTGGAAACCATTCCGGGCAAGAACCTGATGGGCCTTGAACTGCCCAACCCGCGCCGCCAGATGGTGCGCCTGTCCGAGATCCTGGGGTCGCAGACCTATCACGCCAGCCATTCGGTGGTGACCATGGCGCTGGGCAAGGACATCGCCGGCAACCCCGTGGTGGCTGACTTGGCCAAGATGCCCCACCTGCTGGTGGCCGGTACCACCGGTTCAGGTAAGTCGGTGGGGATCAACGCCATGATCCTGTCGTTGCTCTACAAGGCCGATGCGTCGCATACCCGCTTGATCCTGATCGACCCGAAGATGCTTGAAATGAGCGTCTACGAAGGGATTCCGCACCTGCTGGCGCCGGTTGTCACCGACATGCGCCAGGCCGCCAACGCGCTGAACTGGTGCGTGGGCGAAATGGAAAAGCGCTATCGCCTGATGAGCAAGATGGGCGTGCGCAACCTGGCGGGCTACAACACCAAGATCCGCGACGCCATCAAGCGCGAGGAGCCCATCCCCAATCCGTTCTCGCTGACGCCCGACCAGCCCGAACCGCTGGCGCCGTTGCCCACCATCGTGGTGGTCATCGACGAGTTGGCTGACCTGATGATGGTGGTGGGCAAGAAGATCGAAGAACTGATCGCCCGCCTGGCGCAGAAGGCGCGCGCCGCCGGCATTCATTTGATCTTGGCCACGCAACGCCCCAGCGTGGATGTCATTACCGGCCTGATCAAGGCCAACATCCCGACGCGTATCGCGTTCCAGGTGTCGTCCAAGATTGATTCCCGCACCATTCTTGACCAGATGGGCGCCGAAACCCTGCTGGGCCAGGGCGACATGCTCTACATGCCGCCGGGCACCGGGCTGCCGGTGCGCGTGCACGGCGCGTTCTGCAGCGATGACGAAGTGCACCGCGTGGTGGAAAACCTGAAGGCGCAGGGCGAGCCGAATTACATCGAAGGGCTGCTGGAAGGCGGCGTCGAGGGCGACAACGGCGAAGGCGCCAGCAGCGTCACCGGCATCGGTGGCGACGCGGAGTCCGACCCGATGTACGACCAGGCCTGCGAAGTGGTGCTCAAGCACCGCCGCGCGTCGATTTCGCTGGTGCAGCGCCACTTGCGCATTGGTTACAACCGCGCGGCTCGCTTACTTGAGCAGATGGAGCAATCGGGTATGGTGTCGGCGATGCAGTCCAATGGCAACCGCGAGATCCTGGTCCCCGCCGCTGCCGCTGCCCGAGAGGAAGCATGATGAAAACGTTTCGCCGCCTGGCCGTTGTCGCTGCCCTGAGCCTGGCGCCCGCGCTGTCGTTTGCCGCCAGCGCGCAAGAGCAGTTGAAGTCGTTCGTGACCACGGTCACGTCGGCCACGGGTTCGTTCTCGCAGTACACGGTGAACAACCAGGGCCGCACGCAGCCCGCGCAAACCGGTGTGTTCTCGTTCCAGCGTCCGGGCAAATTCAAGTGGGCGGTGCAGAAGCCCTATGAACAACTGGTGGTGTCCGACGGCCGCGTGCTGTTCCAGTTCGACCCCGACCTGGCGCAAGTCACCGAACGCAAGGTCGACGCCGCCATCGGCACGTCGCCCGCCGCGATCCTGTTCGGTTCGGGTTCGCTTGAGCAGTCGTTCGATGTGTCGGCCTTGCCGTCCAAGGACGGCGTAGACTGGCTGCGCGCCAAGCCCCGCACGGCAGATGCCGGCTTTTCACGCGTGGATATCGGCATGAAGGACAACTTGCCCGTGCGCGTGGAATTGTTGGATTCGTTCGGCCAAACCACGCGCGTTGACCTATCGGCGATTAACGCCAACCCCACGCTACCCGCCAAGGAATTCCAGTTCACGGCGCCCAAAGGCGTGGACGTCGTGAAAATGTAGGATGGGTGAAGCGCGGGAGATTGGCCGCAAGAACCCCGGCGTCGAACGCGCGTAACCCATCAGACGAAGGTGGAGGTATGGCCGGCCCCCAGAAGAATTGGGCCGGTGTTTGATGGGTTACGCGCGTTCAAAGCCGGGGTTCTTGCCCCTTGCCTTCCGCGCTTCACCCATCCTACGACACCCCCGCGCTAGCCGGTTACGGCCGCTTGTACGCTACGCAATCCACTTCCACCTTGGCGTCCACCATCAGGCTGGACTGCACGCAGGCGCGGGCGGGTGGGTTTTCGCCGAAGTATTCCTTGAAGACCTTGTTGAACGACGGGAAATCGCGCGCGTCGTCCAGCCAGACGCCGCAACGGACCACGTGTTCCGGGCCGTAGCCGGCTTCCTTCAAGATGCCCAGCAGTTGCTGGATCGCCTTGTGGCATTGCGCGACGATGCCGCCTTCAATCACTTCCCCGTTTTCCATCGGCACCTGGCCTGACACGTGCAGCCAGCCATCGGCGGCGACCGCGCGCGCAAACGGCATATGCGAACCGCCTTGGCCGGTGCCGCCGGCGACGCCGTAGCGGGTGATGCCGTTGTTGTCGGGGGTGGGGGTATTGCTCATGTATGCACTCCTTAAATTTGGGTGGATGCGGAAGAATAGGGCGATGCGGCGGCAAAACTGGCGCGCAAATCGCCGTTGCGTGGCAGCCAGCGGCCGGCGCGCTCGCCCGTGGGTTGCCCGTGCCGATAGGACAGCGCGCCGTTGACCCACACGGCCTCGATGCCCGCGGCGGTTTGCACAGGGGCGGCGAACGTAGCGCGGTCGATGACGGTGTCCGGGTTGAACAGCACCAAATCGGCGTGATAGCCCTCGCGCACCAGCCCGCGATCAGCCAGGCCGAAGCGCGCGGCGGACAGGCCCGTCATCTTGTGCACGGCCTGGATCAGCGGTAACAAGCCCACGTCGCGGCTGTAGTGGCCCAGCACACGCGGGAAGGCGCCCCACAAGCGCGGATGCGGCATCGGGTCGTTGGGCAGGCCGTCCGAGCCCACCATCGTCAGTGGGTGCGACAGCACGCGGCGCACGTCGTCCTCGTGCATGTTGTGATAGACGGCGCCGGCCGGTTGCAGGCGGCGCGCGGCATCCATCAAGGACACGCCCCAGTCGGCCGCAATGTCGGCCAGCTTGCGGCGGGCTTGCTCGGGATGCGGCACCGACCACGTAATGTCGATATCGAACTCGTCGGTGACCTGCTTCAAGTCCAGCGTGGACGAGCTGGCCGAATAGGGATAGCAGTCGCAGCCCACATGCTGCATGCGGCCGGCGTTCTCCAGCGCAAACAGCACTTCCTTCGTTCGGCCCCAGTTGCCCGCGCCCGCGCATTTCAGGTGCGACACCACCACCGGCACGCGGGCGTGCTGGGCGATGTCGAAGGCTTCCTGCATGGCGTCAAGAATGGCCGCGAATTCAGAACGCAGATGCGTTGTGTACAGCGCGCCGAATTCGTCCAACGCCTCGGCCAGCAGCTTGACCTCGTCCGTGTCCGCCTCGATGGCGGAGGCGTAGGCCAGGCCCGTGCTCAGGCCGATGGCGCCATGTGCCAGCGCCTCGCGCAGTTGCTCGCGCATGGCCAGCACTTCGTCGCGGGTGGCGACCCGGTCCAGGCGGTCCATGTGATTGCTGCGCAGCGCGGTGTGGCCCACCAGCGCGGCCACGTTGACCGCGGGCCGGGCCGCTTCGATGGCGCGCGTGTAGTCGCTAAAGCTGGGGTAGGCAAAGTCCTCGCGGCTACCCAGCAGGTTCATCGGGTCTGGCGGTTCGGCGCGCAGCGACACGGGCGACGCGCTGATGCCGCAGTTGCCCACCACCACGGTCGTCACGCCCTGCGACAGCTTGGGCAGCATGCCCGGCGTGCGGATGACGTTGGTGTCGTCGTGCGTATGCACGTCGATAAATCCGGGGGCCAGGGCCAGGTCGGTGCCGTCGATGATCTGGCGGGCTTGCGCGCCGGGCAGGGCGCCAATGGCTTTGATGCGGCCATCGGCCAGGGCAACGCTGGCGCGGTATTCGGGGCCGCCCGTGCCGTCCAGGACACGGACGTTGCCGATAAGGGTGTCGTACATCTTGGGTTCCAGGTTCAATCGCCCAGCGGTAAACGGTTGGGACCGCCGCGATGCTCGTCCAGCGCCAGCTTGATGCGGCGCAGCCGTTCGCGGTTTTCCTCTTGGTTCAGCATGGCCAGTTCGGTCGATAGCAGGTCAATGGCCAGCATCATCGCGTAGCGCGATGCCGAGGGTTTGTAGATGAAGTCGGTTTCGTCCGTGCGGATGGGCAGCACCACGTCGGCCAGCTTGGCCAGCTCGGACGTGGCGTCGGTAATGGCGACGATGCGGGCGCGGTACTGCTTCACGATGCGCGCCGCCCCGATGATTTCCGGCGTCAGGCCCGATGCCGACAACACCAGCACGGCGTCGCGCTCGTCCAGCGTGGCGGCCACCATGCGCAGCAGCACGGCGTCGCTGTACACCGCGATGGGGTAGCCCAGCCGCACCAGCCGCGATTGCACTTCCTGCGCCAGCACGGCGGACGCGCCGCCCATGCCGAACACGTAGATCATCCGTGCGCCATCCACGATGGAGGCCGCCTGTTCGAAAAGCTGCTCGGTAAACGTGGGCAGATGCGCGCGCAGCGTGCTTTCGATGTCGGCGTAGATGCGCGCGTAGAAGGTGCTTTCCTCGGCCGGCGCGCTGGGGTCAAGAAAGCGGCTGCCCACCGTGCTGGCCTGCGCCAATTTCATTTTTAGGTCGCGGGTGTCGTCGCAACCCACGGTGCGCGCAAAGCGGGAAATCGTGGCGATGCTGACGCCGGCCTTGGTGGCCAGTTGGTCCACGGTGGCGCTGGCGCTCCAGATGATGTCGTCAAGAATGGCGTCGGCCACCTTGCGTTCGGTCACGCTCAATGCGTCCCGCCGACTGCGTATCTGGAAGACGATGTCGCGGATGATGTTCATGTGGGGTTCCTGGGTCGGATCGTTTGGTGCAGTGGCTAGGCTGCCAGCTCGGGGGCGTCAAGGCGCGTACAGGCCACAAAGTGGCCCGGACCCACTTCCACCGCTTGCGCCTCGATGGTGGCGCAGGCGTCGGTGGCGTGGGGGCAACGTGTGCGGAACACGCAGCCGGACGGCGGATTGATCGGGCTGGGGATGTCGCCCTTGAGCAGAATACGCGAACGCGGCGCACGCGGATCCGGTACGGGCGCGGCCGACAGCAGCGCGCGAGTATAGGGGTGGCGCGGGCGTGCGTAGACTTCGCTGGTGGGGCCGCGCTCCATGACACGGCCCAGGTACATCACGACCACTTCGTCGCACAGGTAGTCCACCACGGCCAGGTCATGGGCCACGAACAGCATCGTCAGGCCCAGGTCGCGTTGCAGGTCTTGCAGCAGGTTCAGCACCTGCGCCTGCACCGACACATCCAGCGCCGACACGGGTTCGTCCGCCACGATGAAGTCGGGCTCAACCGCCAGGGCGCGTGCAATGCCGATGCGCTGGCGCTGGCCGCCCGAAAATTCATGCGGGTAGCGCCGGCTGTGGTCCGCGTTTAGGCCCACGCGCTCAAGCAGTTCGCCGATGCGGGCCGTGCGGCGGTGCTGCGCCAACTTGTGCGTGTCCAGCGCCTCGCCCAGGATCTCGGCCACCGTCATGCGGGGGTTGAGGCTGGCGTAGGGGTCCTGGAACACAATCTGCATGCGGCGGCGCCACGGCAGCATCTGCTTTTCGTTCAGATGCGTGATGTCCTGGCCGTCGAACAGCAGGCGGCCGGCGGTGGGCTTGAACAGGCGCAGCAAGGCGCGTCCCGTCGTGGTCTTGCCCGAGCCGGATTCACCGACCAGGCCAACGATGGTGTTGCGGGGCACGTCAAAGCTGACGCCGTCCACCGCGCGCACGACGGGCGCATGACGCGCTTGCGAGGTGGGGAAGTGGACTTTCAGATCTTCAATGCGGACCAGCGGGTCTTCGGCCCGCACGGTGGCTTGGGGGCTAGTCATATCGGGTTCACCTTGATGCAGCGCGCGCGGTGTTCGGCCTGCACGGCCACCAAATCGGGCACGGCGGCGCGGCAATCGTCGGCTGCCATGTCGCAGCGCGGCGCGAACGTGCAGCCCGCCGGTAGCGACAGCACGCTGGGCACGTTGCCCGGGATGGCGCGCAGGCGCTCACCGGAAGCCAGCAGCGCCGCCGTGGGCAGACAGGACAAGAGGCCGCGGGTATACGGATGCGTGGGCTTTTCGAACAGGTCGTACACGCCCGCGTCTTCCACCACGCGCCCGGCGTACATGACCGCCACGCGATGCGCGATTTCCGCCACCACGCCCAGGTTGTGCGTGATGAACAGAATGCTCATGTTCATCTCTTTTTGCAGCCGGCGCAGCAGGTCAAGAATCTGCGCCTGCACGGTGACGTCCAGCGCGGTGGTGGGTTCATCGGCGATCAGCACCGCCGGGTTGCAGGCCAGTGCCAGTGCAATCATCACGCGCTGGCGCATGCCGCCCGACATCTGGTGCGGGTATTCATTGACGCGCCGGTCGGCGGCGGGAATCTCCACGCGTTCCAGCATTTCGCGGGCGCGCTTGATGGCTGCCGCGTAGGATCCGCCTTCGTGCTGCAACACGGCTTCGGCGATCTGGTCGCCCACCGTGTACAGCGGGTTCAGGCTGGTCATGGGCTCCTGGAAGATCATGGCGATTTCCGCGCCGCGTATCTTTTGCAGGGTGGTGGACGACGCATGGGCCAGATCATGCTGCACGCCCTGGCGGTCGCGGAACAGGATCTTGCCCGCTTCGATGCGGCCCGCCGGCTTGGGCAACAGGCCCATGATGGACAGGCTGGTCACGGATTTACCGGAACCGGATTCGCCCACGATGGCCAGCGTTTCACCGCGGGCCAGGTCGAAGGTGACGCCGTCCACGGACTTGGCGATACCGTCGCGGCTGTGGAACCAGGTCTTGAGCCCTTCCACGGACAGCACGACGTCTCGGGTGCTTGCCGTCATGATTACAGCTCCTTGCGCAGGCGTGGGTCGAGTACGTCGCGTAGTCCGTCGCCCACCAATTGCAGCGACAGCACGGACAGCACAATGGCGATGCCGGGAAAAACCATGATCCAGTCGGCCGAGCCCATGTACTGCTGGCCGGCGTTGATCATGGTGCCCCAGGTGGGAATGTCGGGCGAAACGCCCACGCCCAGGAACGACAGGCCGGCTTCGGCCAGGATCGCGTAGGCGAAGATGAACGTGCCTTGCACCAGAATGGGCGACACCAGGTTGCGCAGCACGTGCACGGTGACGATGCGCCAGGTGGGCACGCCCAGCGCACGGGCGGCTTCCACGAAAGGCAGTTCACGTATCACCAGCGTCGAGGCGCGCACGATGCGGGCCAGGCGCGGCGTGTAGACG
It contains:
- a CDS encoding DMT family transporter, which encodes MKWLYLGVAIIAEIFATSALKGSEGFTRLMPSLITVFGYLISFYFLSLTLREIPVGIAYAIWSGVGIVLISIVGAVLFKQHLDTPALIGIGLIIAGVVVMNVFSKSVSH
- a CDS encoding Smr/MutS family protein; its protein translation is MRGSKVGLADLKRLKKDLQAEREREALAKRVAVLKKPETAPMDDMAAFQRTMKSVTPIKQAARVEHKPAAEPAPALRRANALGETPSRADIGVSDGGEITHLLSEGGTAFVRSDAAPDTARNLRRGQWRAGAELDLHGLRVEQARHALLSFLDECQDHGIRCVRIVHGKGYGSEGLEPVLKDKARTWLVQKNEVLAFSEAPEREGGAGALLVLLRQSEGQRK
- the trxB gene encoding thioredoxin-disulfide reductase → MSTPTHAKVLILGSGPAGYTAAVYAARANLSPVLVTGLAQGGQLMTTTDVDNWPADADGVQGPDLMQRFQKHAERFNTEMLFDHIAKVDLSKRPFTLTGDTGKIYTCDALIIATGASAKYLGLPSEEAFMGRGVSGCATCDGFFYRNQDVVVVGGGNTAVEEALYLSNICRKVTLIHRRDKFRAEPILVDKLMSKVENGNMELKLFHTLEEVLGDDSGVTGVRVRHVDTGATEDMPVTGAFIAIGHQPNTEIFQGQLEMKDGYIVTKSGLSGMATMTSVPGVFAAGDVQDHVYRQAITSAGTGCMAALDAQRWLENAGQ
- a CDS encoding DNA translocase FtsK, translated to MPRISTASPRASRNTRNGPSPLQTRISALLREARWILFAALAAWLTLVLATWSASDPGWSHSVPGDVVRNHGGRLGAYLADILLYLFGFSAWWWVILLLHRVRAGYRRLASQLKVTNSKQPEVLPRVHWEEGIGFFLLLIGSLGMEALRLASHGTHLPGASESASGAGGVIGHMLADLISRSIGFTGSTLAFLVMLAIGLSLFFSFSWLAVAERVGAWLEGLVRRVRDSYAAREDRKVGQVAKAVRTEQVVAKQEKLVHEQPVRIEPAITVVPKSERVEKEKQQSLFFAPSGGAEGDLPAISLLDPPLTNQETVSAETIEFTSRLIEKKLADFGVSVTVVAAQAGPVITRYEIEPATGVKGSQIVNLAKDLARALSLVSIRVVETIPGKNLMGLELPNPRRQMVRLSEILGSQTYHASHSVVTMALGKDIAGNPVVADLAKMPHLLVAGTTGSGKSVGINAMILSLLYKADASHTRLILIDPKMLEMSVYEGIPHLLAPVVTDMRQAANALNWCVGEMEKRYRLMSKMGVRNLAGYNTKIRDAIKREEPIPNPFSLTPDQPEPLAPLPTIVVVIDELADLMMVVGKKIEELIARLAQKARAAGIHLILATQRPSVDVITGLIKANIPTRIAFQVSSKIDSRTILDQMGAETLLGQGDMLYMPPGTGLPVRVHGAFCSDDEVHRVVENLKAQGEPNYIEGLLEGGVEGDNGEGASSVTGIGGDAESDPMYDQACEVVLKHRRASISLVQRHLRIGYNRAARLLEQMEQSGMVSAMQSNGNREILVPAAAAAREEA
- the lolA gene encoding outer membrane lipoprotein chaperone LolA; translation: MKTFRRLAVVAALSLAPALSFAASAQEQLKSFVTTVTSATGSFSQYTVNNQGRTQPAQTGVFSFQRPGKFKWAVQKPYEQLVVSDGRVLFQFDPDLAQVTERKVDAAIGTSPAAILFGSGSLEQSFDVSALPSKDGVDWLRAKPRTADAGFSRVDIGMKDNLPVRVELLDSFGQTTRVDLSAINANPTLPAKEFQFTAPKGVDVVKM
- a CDS encoding RidA family protein, with the translated sequence MSNTPTPDNNGITRYGVAGGTGQGGSHMPFARAVAADGWLHVSGQVPMENGEVIEGGIVAQCHKAIQQLLGILKEAGYGPEHVVRCGVWLDDARDFPSFNKVFKEYFGENPPARACVQSSLMVDAKVEVDCVAYKRP
- a CDS encoding N-acyl-D-amino-acid deacylase family protein translates to MYDTLIGNVRVLDGTGGPEYRASVALADGRIKAIGALPGAQARQIIDGTDLALAPGFIDVHTHDDTNVIRTPGMLPKLSQGVTTVVVGNCGISASPVSLRAEPPDPMNLLGSREDFAYPSFSDYTRAIEAARPAVNVAALVGHTALRSNHMDRLDRVATRDEVLAMREQLREALAHGAIGLSTGLAYASAIEADTDEVKLLAEALDEFGALYTTHLRSEFAAILDAMQEAFDIAQHARVPVVVSHLKCAGAGNWGRTKEVLFALENAGRMQHVGCDCYPYSASSSTLDLKQVTDEFDIDITWSVPHPEQARRKLADIAADWGVSLMDAARRLQPAGAVYHNMHEDDVRRVLSHPLTMVGSDGLPNDPMPHPRLWGAFPRVLGHYSRDVGLLPLIQAVHKMTGLSAARFGLADRGLVREGYHADLVLFNPDTVIDRATFAAPVQTAAGIEAVWVNGALSYRHGQPTGERAGRWLPRNGDLRASFAAASPYSSASTQI
- a CDS encoding MurR/RpiR family transcriptional regulator, which encodes MNIIRDIVFQIRSRRDALSVTERKVADAILDDIIWSASATVDQLATKAGVSIATISRFARTVGCDDTRDLKMKLAQASTVGSRFLDPSAPAEESTFYARIYADIESTLRAHLPTFTEQLFEQAASIVDGARMIYVFGMGGASAVLAQEVQSRLVRLGYPIAVYSDAVLLRMVAATLDERDAVLVLSASGLTPEIIGAARIVKQYRARIVAITDATSELAKLADVVLPIRTDETDFIYKPSASRYAMMLAIDLLSTELAMLNQEENRERLRRIKLALDEHRGGPNRLPLGD
- a CDS encoding ABC transporter ATP-binding protein — encoded protein: MTSPQATVRAEDPLVRIEDLKVHFPTSQARHAPVVRAVDGVSFDVPRNTIVGLVGESGSGKTTTGRALLRLFKPTAGRLLFDGQDITHLNEKQMLPWRRRMQIVFQDPYASLNPRMTVAEILGEALDTHKLAQHRRTARIGELLERVGLNADHSRRYPHEFSGGQRQRIGIARALAVEPDFIVADEPVSALDVSVQAQVLNLLQDLQRDLGLTMLFVAHDLAVVDYLCDEVVVMYLGRVMERGPTSEVYARPRHPYTRALLSAAPVPDPRAPRSRILLKGDIPSPINPPSGCVFRTRCPHATDACATIEAQAVEVGPGHFVACTRLDAPELAA
- a CDS encoding ABC transporter ATP-binding protein, producing MTASTRDVVLSVEGLKTWFHSRDGIAKSVDGVTFDLARGETLAIVGESGSGKSVTSLSIMGLLPKPAGRIEAGKILFRDRQGVQHDLAHASSTTLQKIRGAEIAMIFQEPMTSLNPLYTVGDQIAEAVLQHEGGSYAAAIKRAREMLERVEIPAADRRVNEYPHQMSGGMRQRVMIALALACNPAVLIADEPTTALDVTVQAQILDLLRRLQKEMNMSILFITHNLGVVAEIAHRVAVMYAGRVVEDAGVYDLFEKPTHPYTRGLLSCLPTAALLASGERLRAIPGNVPSVLSLPAGCTFAPRCDMAADDCRAAVPDLVAVQAEHRARCIKVNPI